From Arcobacter arenosus:
CCTTAATTTATCACTTAAAATGTGGTTACCTATGTTGCAGTCTTCTCTGCAAGACCTAGAGAAACACCTAACAAATGTATCTTATGAAAACCCATTTTTAGAAATCAAAAAACCAAAAGAGTTTTATAATAACTTTATGCCACAAGGAACAAGTGGAGAGTTTATTGAATCTTTAGCTTTATATGATGAATCATTACATGATAAAATAAGTGAACAAATTTGTGCTCCAAATTTTCCCACACCAAATTCACAAAAAGTTGCAATGGAGATTTTATGTGATATAAATGAAGATGGATATTTTGATGGAGATATTGAAAAAATTGCTGTTACATGTGGAGTATATAAAGAATATGTAGAATCTATTAGACAAAGGTTTTCAAGACTAGAACCTGCTGGAGTTGGTTCAATGAACTTATCAGAATCATTTGAATTTCAATTAGATGCTTGTGATAAAGATATTGATGATGAACTTTATAACTTTATAAAAAAAGTTATAAAAGATATCGCCCACTTGGATAAATATGCAGCACACCATAGATTTGATGAAGCAAAGGATGTTATAAAATATTTTAATAATCCACCTGCAATAAATTATATAAATACTAACACTCAAGTTATTCCTGATTTTTATGTGGATATTGGAGAAGATATTAATGTTAAGATTAATCATGCTTATTATCCTGATATAGAAGTAAAGGATCCCTTTTCTTCTAAAAATCAAAGTATAAAAGATAAGCTAAAAGAAGCAAGGGATTTAGTAAATCTTTTAAATCTTAGAAAATCAACTCTATATAAAATTGTACTTTTAATTGTTGAAAAACAAATCTCATTTTTTGTTGGGGGAGAACTTAAACCATTTTCAATGCAAGAATTAGCAGGGGAGTTAGGTTTTGCTGAATCTACAATTTCTAGAGCAGTTGCAAATAAACATATAGAGTGTAACCTTGGAGTGTTCCCTTTAAAACATTTTTTTACAAATGCGGTAAATGATAAAGATTTATCTTCATCACAAATAAAAAGTTATATCAAATCTTTAGTTGAATATGAAGATAGAGAAACGCCACTTACTGACCAACATATATTAGAGATGATTTATGAAAAATTTGATTTAAAGATGGTAAGACGTACTATTACTAAATATAGAAAGATGTTAAGTATTCCCTCTTCAAAAGAGAGAAAAAAATTATATAAAGTTGAAAACTTGTAAGGGATTAAGAATTATTTCTTTCTAAAGTAGCTAAAAAATCTTTTTTGTAAGATGTTGCAATAGCCTCTAAATTTAAAATCTCATCTATGATAGCTCTTTCTTCTGGTGGCACTTTCAAATAGATACTTAAATCTTTAATTGAGATATTTGAGACTCTTTTTTTAAGAATCATCTTATCAGAAATTTTGATTTTACCCTCTTTTAAAACTCTTACATACCAACCTGTTGCATGATTTTTAGAGATATATCTACTCATCTCTTTTCCAAATAATGCTCCAATTTTCCAACAAGGTTGTCTTGGTTGAGAAACTTCAACTTCAATTTCACCAATTTGATAAATATCTCCAATAAATATATCCTCTTCAGTATGGTTATCAATTAATATATTACATCCAATAAACAATTTATCAAAGTTAGAATTTTCTTTTAAGTGTGTTGTACTTCCAAAATGAATCGCTTTATCAATTCCACCATGAAATCTTTTATCTACTTGATTATCCCCTAAAAGACCTAAGGAAGAAACTTCAATCTCTTCTAAAAAATTATCCTTTTTATATCCACTTTCAAACTCTTTTTTACCAAATTTATATTTTTTTGCTTTTCCTAGTGCAATACTTTTTATACTGATTTCCATATTAAAAAGTTTCCTTTATTATTCAATTATTCACATTTAGTATTTTTAAAAACTACATTCTCTTTTTTTAAATTTTCACATTGCTCTTTATTTAAAATTGAATCTTCAAATACAGCTTTAAATCCCAAAACATCTTTTACAGACACTGTTCTTAAGTCATTTTCTAAAAATTTAGCTTCTGCAATTCTTGAACCATCCATATTAACTTCATTTAAAGTAGCTTCTTGAAATAGTGCATCCCAAAGATTTGCATTTTTAAAAGATGTATTTGATATCTCACTAAACTGAAATCTTACAGCTTTAAATATACTATCTTCAAAATTAGAGTTTGATATTATACTACCTTCAAAATTTGCTAATCTAAAATTAGAGTTTATCCCTTTGACATTTTTAAGTGTTGCTCCCCAAAAATTTCCAAAGGCGAAATTAGATAAAGAGATATTTGCTCCACTTAAATCAGATTCACTTAAATTAGCTTTTTGTAAATCAAGTCCAGAAAGATTTGCATTAGTCAAATCACATCCTATACAACTGTTAGTCTCTTTTAGTTTTTGTAAATGGGTTTTATCAAAAGAGAAAAGGGAACTAATTAAAAATAAGAAAACTAAAATGTATCTCATTGATTAACCTTTGATGCAAAATCTAAAAACTGTTCTTTTTTCATACCACCCATTTTTTTCTTTAAAACATTTTCTCCATCTTTAGAGATATAAAATCTTGGAATACCCCAAAATTTCATTTGTTCAGGTATGTTTTTGTCATTTATATCAAGATCTACTGCCACATAATTTTTGTTTATATAGTTTGCAACTTCATCCTGCGTGAAGATATGCTTTTTCATGTAATTACACTCAGGACAAGTTTTAGAACTAACCATAACTAGTAGTTCTTTATTTTCAGAGTTTAATCTTTCTAATGCTTTGTTGTAGTCTTTTTCAAAATTAATTGAAGCAAACAAAGATAAAGTAGAAATAAATGATATTAATAAAAGTCTTAGCATATCTATTCCTTATAATATTTTACATAATAATAGGACTTATTAAATTAGGAAACTTGTAAGTAACATAATTAAATAAAAATTTAAAGTTATCTATGAAAAAAGTTAAAATTTTACATTTTTTTACAAAATTTACACATAAAAAACAAATCTGTAAATAAGATAAAAATTATCTTAATTTAAGAAATTAGAAATTTTTTTAAAAAATTAATCCCATAAAATGGCACTTTATTAAAAATTTTAAATTTTTTTCTTTCTTTTCTGCTCTTGTGGAACACTTAGTGCATTAATCATTTTCGTAAATATGAAAATCAAAGGAGATAGAATGTCAGATTTAAGACAAATAGCGTTTTACGGAAAAGGTGGGATTGGTAAATCAACTACTTCTCAAAATACTTTAGCGGCAATGTGTCACTACTATGGTAAAAAAATATTAATCGTTGGGTGTGACCCAAAAGCGGATTCAACAAGATTAATCTTACATGAAAAAGCACAATCAACAATTATGCAATTAGCTTCTGAAGCTGGGACAGTTGAAGATTTAGAGTTAGAAGATGTATGTAAACCAGGTGCTGATGAATTCCACCCAGATAATGAAGAGATTACTGAAGGTTACATTATGTGTACTGAGTCTGGTGGTCCTGAGCCAGGTGTTGGATGTGCAGGTAGAGGTGTTATTACAGCAATTAACTTCTTAGAAGAAGAGGGTGCATATGATGACGAATTAGATTTCGTTTCTTATGACGTTCTTGGAGACGTTGTTTGTGGTGGATTTGCTATGCCAATTAGAGAAGGTAAAGCTCAAGAGATTTATAT
This genomic window contains:
- a CDS encoding thioredoxin family protein, with product MLRLLLISFISTLSLFASINFEKDYNKALERLNSENKELLVMVSSKTCPECNYMKKHIFTQDEVANYINKNYVAVDLDINDKNIPEQMKFWGIPRFYISKDGENVLKKKMGGMKKEQFLDFASKVNQ
- a CDS encoding RNA polymerase factor sigma-54, yielding MAPTLSTSVAQKQNLNLSLKMWLPMLQSSLQDLEKHLTNVSYENPFLEIKKPKEFYNNFMPQGTSGEFIESLALYDESLHDKISEQICAPNFPTPNSQKVAMEILCDINEDGYFDGDIEKIAVTCGVYKEYVESIRQRFSRLEPAGVGSMNLSESFEFQLDACDKDIDDELYNFIKKVIKDIAHLDKYAAHHRFDEAKDVIKYFNNPPAINYINTNTQVIPDFYVDIGEDINVKINHAYYPDIEVKDPFSSKNQSIKDKLKEARDLVNLLNLRKSTLYKIVLLIVEKQISFFVGGELKPFSMQELAGELGFAESTISRAVANKHIECNLGVFPLKHFFTNAVNDKDLSSSQIKSYIKSLVEYEDRETPLTDQHILEMIYEKFDLKMVRRTITKYRKMLSIPSSKERKKLYKVENL
- the nifH gene encoding nitrogenase iron protein; translation: MSDLRQIAFYGKGGIGKSTTSQNTLAAMCHYYGKKILIVGCDPKADSTRLILHEKAQSTIMQLASEAGTVEDLELEDVCKPGADEFHPDNEEITEGYIMCTESGGPEPGVGCAGRGVITAINFLEEEGAYDDELDFVSYDVLGDVVCGGFAMPIREGKAQEIYIVMSGEMMAMYAANNISKGILKYANTGGVRLAGLVCNARMTDREYDLAKHLAMQIGTQMIHFVPRSNHVQRAELRRMTVVEFSPNSDQAMEYKELARKIIENDMKVIPTPLEMDDLENLLMEFGLEEEVDEENLGQKEA
- a CDS encoding MOSC domain-containing protein, with amino-acid sequence MEISIKSIALGKAKKYKFGKKEFESGYKKDNFLEEIEVSSLGLLGDNQVDKRFHGGIDKAIHFGSTTHLKENSNFDKLFIGCNILIDNHTEEDIFIGDIYQIGEIEVEVSQPRQPCWKIGALFGKEMSRYISKNHATGWYVRVLKEGKIKISDKMILKKRVSNISIKDLSIYLKVPPEERAIIDEILNLEAIATSYKKDFLATLERNNS
- a CDS encoding pentapeptide repeat-containing protein; this translates as MRYILVFLFLISSLFSFDKTHLQKLKETNSCIGCDLTNANLSGLDLQKANLSESDLSGANISLSNFAFGNFWGATLKNVKGINSNFRLANFEGSIISNSNFEDSIFKAVRFQFSEISNTSFKNANLWDALFQEATLNEVNMDGSRIAEAKFLENDLRTVSVKDVLGFKAVFEDSILNKEQCENLKKENVVFKNTKCE